The following coding sequences lie in one Rutidosis leptorrhynchoides isolate AG116_Rl617_1_P2 chromosome 6, CSIRO_AGI_Rlap_v1, whole genome shotgun sequence genomic window:
- the LOC139854706 gene encoding uncharacterized protein, protein MEGLHVVMLDAIDQNLFKGISVGLDANAVSLSHCFFADDALFLGEWGDDNVRNLICILNVSFCSKNGFFSVSLFRTLIDQRLVGIRPTIWCKYIPPTINFFLWRASLNRLPDKCNLADRGMVVDNLFCSSCSLLIEDFPHIFFDCTIATQGWAYISTWLQLDLPNWRHFDDMRNWIYSTQQNTNVAAIFEVVCYATMWALWRLRKRVYLRSEYF, encoded by the exons ATGGAAGGGCTTCATGTAGTGATGTTAGATGCAATAGATCAAAATTTGTTCAAAGGCATCTCAGTTGGGCTTGATGCTAATGCTGTGAGTTTGTCCCATTGTTTTTTTGCGGATGACGCTTTATTTTTAGGAGAATGGGGTGATGATAATGTCCGGAATCTCATTTGTATCCTCAATGTTTCTTTCTG CTCGAAGAATGGTTTCTTTTCTGTTAGCTTGTTTCGCACCCTCATCGATCAACGTCTAGTTGGTATTCGTCCTACTATTTGGTGCAAGTACATTCCTCCTACTATCAATTTTTTCCTATGGCGAGCAAGTCTTAATAGACTTCCTGACAAATGCAATTTGGCGGATAGAGGCATGGTGGTTGATAATCTGTTTTGTTCTTCTTGTTCGCTGCTCATTGAGGACTTTCCTCATATTTTCTTCGATTGTACCATAGCTACTCAGGGGTGGGCATACATTTCCACTTGGTTACAGCTTGATCTTCCTAATTGGCGTCATTTTGATGATATGAGGAACTGGATTTATTCCACTCAACAGAATACAAATGTTGCTGCCATTTTTGAAGTTGTTTGTTATGCTACAATGTGGGCTTTATGGCGTTTAAGAAAAAGGGTGTATCTTCGATCCGAATATTTTTAA